Part of the Caulobacter sp. SL161 genome is shown below.
AGCCCTTGCCCCACCAGGCGTCGTTTTCGGGGATGGGATGAAACTGCGGCAGGTAGAAGGCGACGATCTTGGGCGCGTCGGGCGCGAGGCGGAGCGGCTCGACGATCGGCGCCGCAAAATGCGGGCCCTTGGGGTTTCGCGCGATGTCCAGGGCGCGGTTATAGCTCGCCCGCCAGCGATCCTGGCCGCCGCGCAGCGCGCCCCCTCTGAACCGGGCGCGGCGCGCCAGGCGCCATACGTCCATCATGGGCGCTCGGAGCGGGCCCAGCGTCCCCTTGAGCGACTCCAGCACGGGTCCCAGCCGCCCGCGGGGGTCGGGGTCCAGCTTGCCGGCCCCGGTGACGCTGAAATGGTCCATGGCGAGCCGCCGCGCCTCTTGCGTGACCAGGAGCAGCCGAACCCCATGCAGCCGCCGGCCCCGCGCGGGCAGGACCGCGAACAGGCCGCCGTCGCCCCTCTTCAGGCGCGCGCGCGATTCTGCGCCATAGCCGCCGCCCCAGTCGGCCTCGACAAAGATGTCCGGCGGAAGGCCGTCCAGGGCGGTCAGGCCCAGCTCGATCCGCAGGGTTCTGATCTCCGCCAGGCCCCGCAACTTGGCCCGGTCGGGCGTCCAGCGCAAAACCGTGGGACCGACGGCCTTGGCGAACACCGAGGGACCGGTGGAAGAGGCCTCCCAGGCTCCGCCGCTCAGGGGGCGTAGGTCGAACCGCGCAGGGCTCATGCGGCCGAGGCCGCCTGATGGGCCAGCCATTCCTCGGTCGAGCCCAGGAAGGCGATCTGTCCGCCTTGAAGTTCGCAGACGCGGTTGCAGACGCGCTGGACCAGGTCGTGGTCGTGCGTGGCGAGCACCACGATCTTGGCGTCCTCGACCATCCGGTGCATGCGCTGGGCGGCCTTCTGCACGAAGGCGGCGTCGCCGGCGCTGAGCCATTCGTCCAGCACCAGGATATCGGCCTCGAACTCCGTCGCGACCGTGAACATCAGGCGCGCCTGCATGCCTGCCGAGTAGGTGCGCACCGGCAGATGCAGAAAGTCGCCGAGGCCGGAGAACTCGGCGATGGCGTCGATGCGGCTGTCGATGACCTTGCGCGACAGCCGCCGCATCAGGCCCAGCTTGTGGATGTTGCGAAGGCCCGTGGCCTCCATGTCGAGACCGGCGTTGATGGCGATCATCGAGGTGATGTCGCCGTCGATCGACAGCTCGCCGCGCGTCGGCGAATAGATGCCGGCGATCACCTTCAGCAGGGTCGTCTTGCCAGAGCCGTTGTGGCCGACGAGAGCGATGCGGTCGCCTTCGTTGATCTCCAGATTGATGTCGTGCAGCGCCTTGACGGCCGCCACGTCGCCCGCCGCCTTGTACATCCGCCCGCCGACCGCGAGGTTGAACACGGCGCTGCGCAGCGACTGCGAGCGCAGGCTGTAGACGAAGTAGTCGAGATCGACGTTGGTCAGCTTGATCTGGTGCGTCATCGTCGTCTCCTACAGCCAGAAGACCACGCGCTTGCGGAACATCGCCAGCAGGGTGATGGCGACGACGGCGAGCACGCCCAGGGTTCCCAGCGTCCACCACCAGTGGATGGCGTCCGGCGCATGGCCCGTCAGGGGCGCGCGCAGCAGCTCGACCTGGTGGGTGAAGGGGTTCAGCTCGACCACCCAGCGGTGCTTCTCGCTGACGTTCTCGGTCATCCAGAACACCGGCGTTACGTAGAACAAGAGCTGGACGACATAGCTCATCATATAGGCCACGTCGCGGAAGCGGGTGGACGGGATGGCGATGATGAAGCCCTGGAAGCAGACGATCAGCATCATCACCACGAGCGCCGGGATCAGCGTCCAGTGTGGGATCGAGAACCGCTGCAGCACCAGCATCGTCGCCCAGAAGGCGATCGCCTGGAACAGGAAGTTGGTCGCCGACTTCTGGGCGTGCAGGAAGACGTAGAAGCTGAGCGGCAGGCGTTGGCTCTGCATCAGGCCGGCGTTGTAGAGAAAGATCGCCTGGGCCTCGGCGATGGTGGTGCCCACCAGCGACCAGGCCAAGAGGCCCGCCACCACCTGCGGATAGCTCTTCATCATGTCCACGCCCATCAGGGCGCTGACGACAAAGGCCAGGGCGAAGGCGATGACCAGGAGGTTGCAGGCCATCCAGAACGGCCCCAGCACCGAGCGCTGGAAGCGCGACGCCGTCTGATCCAGGCCCAGCCGCCACCAAAGCGGCGCGAGACGGATCCCGTCTCCCACATCCTTCAGGGCCGCCATCAGGGGACTCGGCATTCGCAACCTTCCAAAGCGCCGCGAGGCGTTCAGCAAGGCGCTTGCTTATAGGGGCGAAAGCGTCGGGACAATGGCTTGAACCATCGCCGGGCGGCGCTGGGTGACGCTTCCGGCGAGGTGTTGCGTAAAAACTTTAGTTGGGCCGCCGCCGCCGGCGGCGCCAGTCATCGACATAGACCTTGCCCAACCAGAACAGCAGGATCGGAAGCGGCGCCAGGGCGGCGGCGTAAAGCAGGGCCGAGTTCTGCAACGCCTCGGGAAACACCTGCTGCTGGCCAAGGAAGAACGACCCCGAGGCGATGAACAGCGAAAAGCACATCCGCCAGAGGTGCCGCGCGATCCGCGAGGTCCTGGACAGTTGCTTGCGCAGCAGCGCATGCGCCTCGCCCGCCGCCGCGAAGACGCCGGCGATCGTGAACAGAAAGAAGGCCTGGGGCGGCGAGCCGTCCACCGTCCCGCTGGGGCTGGCCGCGCCCATCTTCATGAACGTCACGCCGGCGGCGGTGATGCAGAGGGCGACGATCAGCCCGATGACTTCCGGTGCGCCGGCCTTCTTGTCGCGGAGACGAGCCGCCATCGTCCCGCTGATCAGCAGGTACAGCGCCATGACGCCGGCGACGACGTTGGGGCGCTGCCCCGTCTGGAGGAACGGCGCCACGCCCGCCCCGATGGCGTAGGCGGTGAACATCGCCAGAAAGAACACCGAGCCCGCCGCGCGGTGGACGCGCTGGCCCTTGCGCGCGGCTAGGGCGATGACGCCGGTGACCATCCCGATCGCCCCGCCGGCGATGTGCGCCCAGAGCAGGGCGTCGGCCCCCAGGTGCATCCAGGCCGGATCGCCGGGCCTGGCCTCGAGGTTTTCCGCCAGGGCGATCGAGGGCGCCAACGCGGCGACGGCGAACAGGAGGGAGGCGACAGAACGATACCGGGGTGTCATGGCCCATTACTTGTCGATGGGCCGGACGCGCGCCATGATCGCCGCTGCCGTCCGCATGATCATTTGTAACACCTGGGGCCCGCGACGATGTCAAATCTGACCACGTCGGCGGGAGTCGTCGCCGGCTTGATCGCCTTCGCTGTCCAGCAGGGCGCGGATCGCGCGGCGCTGATGGCCAGGGCCGGCCTTGTCCCCGCCGACCTGCAGGACCACGACCGGCGCCTGCCGCTCGCAACCTATATGGCGCTGATGCGCGCGGCTCAGGACCTTTGCGACGACCCGGCGCTGGCGCTGCATTTCGGCGAGGCGGTCGATCTGGCGGAGATCTCGATCGTCGGCCTGATCATGAACGCCTCGGCCACCATGGGCGACGCCTTCGCCCAGATGCAGCGCTTCGGCCGGCTGACCCTGGAGACCGAGGGGCTGTCGGACGGACCACGCTTTGTGCTGAGCGCCCGCGACGGCCAGTTGTGGATGGTCGACACCCGCACGGATCCGAACAGCTTTCCCGAATTGACCGAGGGGGCCTTCGCCCGGCTGGTCTGCGGCCCGCGCCGCTTCCTGCCCGAGCCGCATGTGCTGGAGGTGTGTTTCACCCATCCCGCACCGGCCTGGCGCGCCGAGCATGACCGTATCTTCCAGTGCCCGGTGACCTTCTCCAGCCCCTGGAACGCCATGCGGCTGGATCCGCGCATCGCGACCTGGCCCGTGGCGCTGCAGCCGCGCTACGTGTTCGGGGTCCTCGTCGAGCGGGCCGACGACCTGCTGCGGGAGCTTGAGGATCAAAGGACCGTCCGCGGCCGGGTCGAGGCCGTGCTGCTGCCGCTGCTGCACACCGGCGAGGTCGGCGCCGACTCGGTCGCCCACGCCCTGGGCTTCAGCCGCCAGACCCTGTTTCGCAAGCTGAAGGCCGAAGGCGCCACCTACAAGACGGTGCTGGACGACCTGCGCCACCGCATGGCGCTGCGCTATCTTTCGGGCGCCAAGGCCTCGGTCAACGAGACCGCCTATCTCGTCGGCTTCTCCGAGCCCGCCGCCTTCTCCCGGGCCTTCAAGCGCTGGACCGGCAAGAGCCCGCGTCACGCGCGAACCTAGCCCAGCCGCTCCAGCGCCGTCCGGCCGGCGGCGACGCCGGTGGCGAAACAGGCCTGCAGCAGATAGCCGCCGGTGGGGGCCTCCCAGTCCAGCATCTCGCCGGCCAGCAGCACATCGGGACGGGCCTTCAGCGTCAGGCCGTCCAGGCTCTCGAACCGTACGCCGCCGGCTGAGGAGATCGCGCGGTCCAGCGGCTGGACCCCGGTCAGGCGAAGCGGCGCGGCCTTGATCGCGGCGGCCAGGGCGGCCGGCTCCACGGCGAGATCAAGGCCGTGGGCCTCACGCAGCAGATTGACCTCGACCGGCGACAGCTTGACGGCCTTGCGCAGGAAGTTGGCCAGGCTCTGGCCGCCGCGCGGGGCGTGCAGGCGGCGCTCCAGGGTCTCGACCGGCAGGTCGGGGCGCAGGTCGATGGTCAGGGTCGCGCCGCCCGCCAGGGCCGCGTCGCGCGCCGCTCCGCCCAGGGCGTAGATCGCGCCGCCTTCCAGACCATAGCGGGCGATGACCGCATCGCCCCGCGCGCGCGCCTCGCCCAGGCGCAGGGCGATGTTCTTCAGCGGCTCGCCCGCGAAGCGGTCGCGGAACACTTCGCTCCAGGCGACGTCGAACCCGCAGTTGGCCGGCCGGAAGGGCGCGATCTCCGAGCCGCCCACGCGCAGTAGCGGCGCCCAGGCGGCGTCGGAGCCGAGCTTGGGCCAGCTGGCCCCGCCCAGCGCCAGGATGGTCAGCCGCGCGCGCACCGCGTGACGGCCGTCCGGATCCTCGATCAGCAGGGCCCCCATGGCGTCCCAGCCCTTCCAGGTCGAGCGCGGCCGCAGTGACACGCCCAGACCTTCCAGCCGCGCGAGCCAGGCTCGCAGCAGGGGCGAGGCCTTCATCGCCTGCGGAAACACCCGGCCGCTGGCCCCGACGAAGGTCTCCTGGCCCAGCCCCTGCGCCCAAGCCACGAGGTCGCTGGGCGTGAACGCCTCCAGCATCGGGCGCAGCCTCGCGGCCCGCTCGCCATAGCGCCCGGCGAAGCGCTCGAAGTCCTCGCTGTGGGTCAGGTTCAGGCCGCCCCGTCCGGCCATCAGGAACTTGCGCCCGAAGGTCAGCATCTTCTCGAACACGGCCACGGACCGGCCGGCTTTCGCCACCGTCTCGGCCGCCATCAGCCCGGCGGGCCCGCCACCGATCACGGCGACATCGAGGAGGGTGTCGGGCATCAGGCGGCCTCGATGTCGGTCAGGGCGAAATCCTCGCCCTTGTAGAGCAGCGGCACGCCATGAACCTTGGCGCAGGCGTAGGAAAAGCAGTCGCCCATGTTCAGCCTGGCGGGATGGACGCCCTTACCGAAGCGGGCGTGAGCGTCGAGGGCGACCGCGTACTCGGTTTCGCCGATGGGTACGAGCGACGCACCGAATGCGGTTCGCAACCGATCGAACCTTCGGGAGGCGGCGTTCAGATCTCGTCCCGTCTCTCGTGAGACCGCGCGGACCGTCTCCCAGGCGGCGACTGCCGAGGTCTGGACGACCGGAGCGTCGGCCAACTTGACCCTGAAGGCCTCGGCCTCGGGTTCTTCCAACAGCATGGCCGTCCAGGCCGAGGCGTCGACGAACATCACTCGTCGTTGAGGCTGTCGAAGAAGGCCTTATCGGCCTTCAGACCCGTGCGAGGCCAACTCGCGACCTCGGCGCAGATCGCGCGAGCCTTGGCCAGCTTCTCCTCGCGGGCCTTTTCGTCGGCCTCCCGCGCCTTGGTCACGGCCAGCTTGACGGCTTCGGTGAGGCCGACGCGCTTTTCCTCGGCGTACTGGCGCACCAGGGCGTCGGTCTCGGGGTCGCGGACGTGGAAGGGCATCGGAACCTCCGTCTAGACAGAAGGTAGCATCGGCTAGCCGGGGCGGCAATTGAGGGGGCGGTGTAGGTCGCCCCGTGACGAATTCCCTGAAAACCCGTCATCCCGCGCTTGATGCGCGGGACCCATGGTTCAGCTTTCCCGTGAGAGCGTGAGTTTTCTCCGCACCTGCGGCGGACAAATGGGTCCCGCGAACACGTCGCGGGATGACGACGAGCATTCGGTCAGCGACCACTCGAAGCTATTGCGCTCAGCCCCCCAAACGCAGAACGGGCGCTGGATTGCTCCAGCGCCCGTGCCGCTACGCTTTACTGGTACGCTTACTAAAACTTAGGTGGCTTAGGCGCCGATCGAGCTGACGTCGACCTTGAAGCCCGGGCCCATCGTCGACGACAGGCCGACGCGCTTGATGAACACGCCCTTGGCGCCCGAGGGCTTGGCGCGGTTCAGGGCTTCGATCAGAGCCTTGACGTTGATGACCAGGGCTTCGTCGGTGAACGAGGCCTTGCCGATGCCGGCGTGAACGATACCGGCCTTTTCGACGCGGAACTCAACGGCGCCGCCCTTGGCGTCCTTGACGGCTTGGGCGACGTTCGGGGTCACGGTGCCGACCTTCGGGTTCGGCATCAGGCCGCGCGGGCCCAGCACCTTACCGAGGCGACCGACCAGAGCCATCATGTCCGGGGTCGCGATGACGCGATCGAAGTCCATGAAGCCGCCGGCGATCTTTTCGTACAGGTCGTCAGCGCCGACGTGCTCGGCGCCCGCCGCGGTGGCTTCAGCCGCCTTGGCGTCCTTGGCGAACACGGCGACGCGGACGTCACGGCCGGTGCCCGAGGGCAGGTTGACGACGCCACGGACCTGCTGGTCGGCGTGACGCGGGTCGACGCCCAGGTTGACCGAGATTTCGATCGACTCGTCGAACTTGGCCTTGGCGTTGGCCTTCACGAGGGCGATGGCGGCTTCGACCGAGTGGGCCGCGTCGCGGTCGCCGGTCCAGGCCTTGATGCGCTTGGGTTGCTTAGCCATTGGATTAGGCCTCCACGATCTTCAGGCCCATGGCCTTGGCGGAGCCTTCGATGATCTTGGCCGCAGCCTCGAGATCGTTGGCGTTCAGGTCCTTCATCTTCTTTTCGGCGATTTCGCGCAGCTGGGTGCGCGTCACTTCGCCGACGGTCTCACGACCGGTCAGCTTCGCGCCCGACTTCAGACCGGTGATCTGCTTCAGGTAGTGCGTCGCCGGGGGCGTCTTGGTGATGAAGGTGAACGACTTGTCTTGGTAGACGGTGATCACGGTCGGCAGGGGGGTGCCCTTTTCGACGTTCTCGGTGCGCGCGTTGAACTCCTTACAGAAGCCCATGATGTTGACGCCGCGCTGACCCAGAGCCGGGCCGATGGGGGGCGAAGGCGTGGCCGAGCCAGCCTTCACCTGGAGCTTGATGTAGCCCAGGATCTTCTTAGCCATAGTGTCCTCACTGGTGAGCCGTGGTGCGGGCTTGGCGTCCCTCCCACGGTTTTGAACCCGCCGTCACCCAGAACGGATAACGACGAGCACGCCCCAGGACGAGGTCCGGGAGCGAGGCGCGGCGTGTAGCAGGCGGGGGCGGGGGAGTCTAGGGGGAGTGGGGGCGGGTGGGCGAGATGCGTAGAAGCTGCCGTTGCGCTCGAGGCATCCAGAGGCCAAGCTTTGACATGGCTTCACGCACATTCCGGTTCACAGCACGCTGGAAGGAAGAGTTGGTCGTGATCGGACCAGGCGGCTCATTCATCCTTGAGCTGCCGGTGGGCGTCCTGACCGCGTGTCTTCCGACTGAGCAGGCCTGGCCAGCGGTCGCTCCAGACTGGGCTCTCGATCTTTGGCCGGTGCTTAAGGCAGACCTTGAACAGTGGTGTCTAGCGAACGGGGCTGAGCTGCAGATCGATCCAAGCGCTACGGTCATCCCGTTTTACGAAGTAGCGACACCGCCCATCGGCCGAACGATCCACGTAGTCGCATGCCTCGCGGTCGCGGTGCTGCTTATAGCCGCTGCTTGGCTCGTTCTTGGCTAAACGTCCGCAAAGCTCGCCAAACACCCTCTCCCATGGGGAGAGGGCCGGGGTGAGGGGGTGCGGCGTGTAGCAGGCGGGTGAGGGGGAGGCTATTTGCCCGACCTCAGCGCGCGGTAGGCGTCGAGCGCATCGGGGTCGATCTCCACCGCGACCTTCTCCGCCCGATGCGTGTTTGAGCCCCGCCGCTTTACGCCGGAGATCCAGTATTCCTCACGCGTTGCGACATCCAAGAAGTTGCCCCGGACGCCGCTGCCGCCGATGCTGGCGAACTCCCGGCCACGATAGTAGACGGTCTTTCCCGTCTTCGAGAACTCAACCCAGCCGATCCGGGCAGCGACACCGTCGACGTCGCCATCCTTGTTTTCGACATACATGACCCGCCGGGGCAGACCGCGCGTAAGCTGGTTTCTCATGACGTAGAGACCATGCATGAAGCTCGAAAGCGCAGCAACCAACGCTGCTGCCGCCGACAACCTCACGCCCTTGGTGGGCGCGGCATGTTCGCTTCGAAGGCCCGCAGGCGCGCGCCCAGTTCTCCGAACCGGAACTCGGTGCGCGTCAGGGGGTGAGAAACCGGCCAGACCAATCCATCGGCGACGGCAAGCTGCTCAAGCTTCGCCAAGTCCGTGACACGCTGATACGCCCACAATCGCCAGCGCGGGGCCGAGAAAGACCACCACATCCAACCCGCGGCCAGACCGGCGACCAAGAAGCCGCACACGATCCGAAGACCACCAGAAGTGTCGAACGCCTGCTCGACGCCTAGGTACAGTATCGGCGGCCAAATGAGCGCCATTGTCACGAGCCAGACCGGTAAGGTCACTCGCCAGTAACCCGCTCGCACGGCGAGCTTTTCTGCTGGCGTTTCAATGTCGTCCTCTTCCGAGGGGTGTTCGATTTGATCCATAGCGGCGACGTTGAGAGTCCGTGATGGTGGGCGAGGTCAGAGTAGGGCGACGCCCCGACCTCCCCAGGTCGGTGCTCCCCTTACATCTCTTGGAGGCTGCAGCGTGCAGGGCGGGTCAGGTCAGTCAAGGACGGCTTCGCCGCCGCGGCGCGGCCGCCCGGAGGGCGGTCCTTGAGTGACTTGACCCGCCCTGCGATCGTCTCGCCGTGAGATGTAAGGATGGCTCTCTCTCCGGGGAGTGGCGTTCCAAACAAACCACACCCCCGTCATCCCGCGCTTTATGCGCGGGACCCATGGTTCAGCTTCGCCGTGAGAGTCCAGGCCCGCGCCTCACGTGGGACGGATAGATGGGTCCCGCGCATGAAGCGCGGGATGACGGGTTGGAGTAGGGGGTGGATCGGCATTCCGCTACCCCTTCGCCAACTCCGCCTCGACCTGCCCGAGCCGCTCCTTGCCGAAGAAGATCTCGTCCCCCACGAAGAAGGTCGGAATCCCGAACGTGCCGCGCGCCACCGCCGCCTCGGTGTTGGCCACCAACTCAGCCTTCACCTCAGCATCGCCCGTCGCCGCCAGGAGCGCCGCGCCGTCCAAACCCCCGGCGTTGGCGGTCGCCACGAACACCTCCGGATCGTCCAGCTTCAGCCCGTCCTCCCACATGCCCTTCAGCATCGCCTCCAGATAGGCCTCGCCCACACCCATGCGCTGGGCGGCGATCATGCCGCGCATCAGCAGCAGGGTGTTGACCGGGAAGTGCGGGTTGAAGCGGAAGGCGGTCAGGCCATGGGCGGCGATGAAGCGCCGGGTTTCCAGCATCTCGTAGTCCATCTTCCCCTTGACGCCGCCGAACGCGATCATCGGGGCCTGGTTGCCGGTGGCCTTGAAGATGCCGCCCAAGAGGCACGGGATCAGCTTGACGGTCGCGCCCTGGCGCGCGGCGATGTCCGGCAGCAGCTTCCACGACAGGTAGGCGTTGGGGCTGCCGAAGTCGAAGATGAAGTCGACTGTCTTGTCGGTCATGGCGGGGCTCCTCACCAGGTCTCGGACCAGGGACGCAGATCAAGCTCGTGCGTCCAGGCCGAGCGCGGCTGGTTGTGCAGGTGGACGTAGTTGGCCGCGATGTCGGCGGGCTTGAGGATCAGGTCCTGGTCCAGCAGGTCGCCGACCTCGCCGCGCATCGAGCGGATGAAGACCCCGTCGATCGCGCCGTCGACCACCACATGGGCGACGTGGATCCCCTTGGGGCCCAGCTCCCGCGCCGCGCTCTGGGCCACCGCGCGCAGGCCCGCCTTGGCCGAGGCGAAGGCGGAAAAGCCCTCCTTGCCGCGCAGCGAGGCGCTGGCGCCGGTGAACAGGATCGAGCCCCGGCCACGCGGGGCCATGACACGGGCCGCCTCGCGCGCCGTGAGGAACCCGGCGAAACAGGCCATCTCCCAGACCTTGCTGAACACCTGGGCGGTGGTTTCGGTCAGGTCAAAGCGTACGTTCGCGCCGATGTTAAAGACCACGATTTCCAGCGGGCCGATCTCGGCCTCGATGCGGTCGACCAGGGCGATCATGTCGGCCTCCTGGCGGGCGTCGACGCCGAAGGCGCGGGCGTCGTGGCCGCCGGATCGGATCTCGGCGGCCAGGGCTTCCAGCTGGTCGAGGTGGCGGGGCCTGCGGGTCATGCAGACCGTATAGCCCTCGGCCGCGAAGGCCTTGGCGATGGCGCTTCCCACCCCGTCGCCCACGCCCACCACCAGGCACGCGCCCTTGGTCGCCGTCATGCTCGTTTCCTCCGCGTTCGGCGCTCAAGTTCGTATTGAATCTGTACGGAGTCAAATGCAGAATGGCGCTCGCCTGCAATGACGTGAGCCGCCGATGAAGTGGGACGACCTGTCCGCCCAGCCCTGCTCGATCTCGCGGGCTCTGGCCGTGATCGGCGACCGCTGGACGCTGATGATCCTGCGCGACTGCTTCTTAGGGATCCGGCGGTTTGAGCTGTTCCAGAAGCGCCTGGGCGTCTCGCGCACCATCGTCACCGACCGGCTGAGGACGCTGGTCGAGGCGGGCGTGCTGCGCCGGGTTCCGTACCAGGACAATCCGGTGCGTCACGAGTA
Proteins encoded:
- a CDS encoding ABC transporter ATP-binding protein, which gives rise to MTHQIKLTNVDLDYFVYSLRSQSLRSAVFNLAVGGRMYKAAGDVAAVKALHDINLEINEGDRIALVGHNGSGKTTLLKVIAGIYSPTRGELSIDGDITSMIAINAGLDMEATGLRNIHKLGLMRRLSRKVIDSRIDAIAEFSGLGDFLHLPVRTYSAGMQARLMFTVATEFEADILVLDEWLSAGDAAFVQKAAQRMHRMVEDAKIVVLATHDHDLVQRVCNRVCELQGGQIAFLGSTEEWLAHQAASAA
- a CDS encoding ABC transporter permease; this translates as MPSPLMAALKDVGDGIRLAPLWWRLGLDQTASRFQRSVLGPFWMACNLLVIAFALAFVVSALMGVDMMKSYPQVVAGLLAWSLVGTTIAEAQAIFLYNAGLMQSQRLPLSFYVFLHAQKSATNFLFQAIAFWATMLVLQRFSIPHWTLIPALVVMMLIVCFQGFIIAIPSTRFRDVAYMMSYVVQLLFYVTPVFWMTENVSEKHRWVVELNPFTHQVELLRAPLTGHAPDAIHWWWTLGTLGVLAVVAITLLAMFRKRVVFWL
- a CDS encoding AraC family transcriptional regulator, translating into MSNLTTSAGVVAGLIAFAVQQGADRAALMARAGLVPADLQDHDRRLPLATYMALMRAAQDLCDDPALALHFGEAVDLAEISIVGLIMNASATMGDAFAQMQRFGRLTLETEGLSDGPRFVLSARDGQLWMVDTRTDPNSFPELTEGAFARLVCGPRRFLPEPHVLEVCFTHPAPAWRAEHDRIFQCPVTFSSPWNAMRLDPRIATWPVALQPRYVFGVLVERADDLLRELEDQRTVRGRVEAVLLPLLHTGEVGADSVAHALGFSRQTLFRKLKAEGATYKTVLDDLRHRMALRYLSGAKASVNETAYLVGFSEPAAFSRAFKRWTGKSPRHART
- a CDS encoding type II toxin-antitoxin system VapC family toxin, translated to MFVDASAWTAMLLEEPEAEAFRVKLADAPVVQTSAVAAWETVRAVSRETGRDLNAASRRFDRLRTAFGASLVPIGETEYAVALDAHARFGKGVHPARLNMGDCFSYACAKVHGVPLLYKGEDFALTDIEAA
- a CDS encoding type II toxin-antitoxin system VapB family antitoxin, which produces MPFHVRDPETDALVRQYAEEKRVGLTEAVKLAVTKAREADEKAREEKLAKARAICAEVASWPRTGLKADKAFFDSLNDE
- the rplA gene encoding 50S ribosomal protein L1; protein product: MAKQPKRIKAWTGDRDAAHSVEAAIALVKANAKAKFDESIEISVNLGVDPRHADQQVRGVVNLPSGTGRDVRVAVFAKDAKAAEATAAGAEHVGADDLYEKIAGGFMDFDRVIATPDMMALVGRLGKVLGPRGLMPNPKVGTVTPNVAQAVKDAKGGAVEFRVEKAGIVHAGIGKASFTDEALVINVKALIEALNRAKPSGAKGVFIKRVGLSSTMGPGFKVDVSSIGA
- the rplK gene encoding 50S ribosomal protein L11, whose translation is MAKKILGYIKLQVKAGSATPSPPIGPALGQRGVNIMGFCKEFNARTENVEKGTPLPTVITVYQDKSFTFITKTPPATHYLKQITGLKSGAKLTGRETVGEVTRTQLREIAEKKMKDLNANDLEAAAKIIEGSAKAMGLKIVEA
- a CDS encoding 2-hydroxychromene-2-carboxylate isomerase; the encoded protein is MRSPAMTDKTVDFIFDFGSPNAYLSWKLLPDIAARQGATVKLIPCLLGGIFKATGNQAPMIAFGGVKGKMDYEMLETRRFIAAHGLTAFRFNPHFPVNTLLLMRGMIAAQRMGVGEAYLEAMLKGMWEDGLKLDDPEVFVATANAGGLDGAALLAATGDAEVKAELVANTEAAVARGTFGIPTFFVGDEIFFGKERLGQVEAELAKG
- a CDS encoding SDR family NAD(P)-dependent oxidoreductase; this encodes MTATKGACLVVGVGDGVGSAIAKAFAAEGYTVCMTRRPRHLDQLEALAAEIRSGGHDARAFGVDARQEADMIALVDRIEAEIGPLEIVVFNIGANVRFDLTETTAQVFSKVWEMACFAGFLTAREAARVMAPRGRGSILFTGASASLRGKEGFSAFASAKAGLRAVAQSAARELGPKGIHVAHVVVDGAIDGVFIRSMRGEVGDLLDQDLILKPADIAANYVHLHNQPRSAWTHELDLRPWSETW
- a CDS encoding winged helix-turn-helix transcriptional regulator produces the protein MKWDDLSAQPCSISRALAVIGDRWTLMILRDCFLGIRRFELFQKRLGVSRTIVTDRLRTLVEAGVLRRVPYQDNPVRHEYRLTEKGLDLHPVVMAIAHFGDTHYAGAEGPPVLRRHKACGCDFHPVQVCSECGEPVSARQVEARAGAGFPAP